A genomic stretch from Rubripirellula reticaptiva includes:
- a CDS encoding PVC-type heme-binding CxxCH protein — MMRSAWVLFTFLLVIGGNSLSRAVDVDYGSELPRVSPREPTAALASFAVADGFEIQLVAAEPLVASPVAIEWDASGAMFVCEMRGYSENRDDGISRIAKLTDNDGDGVYDSRTTYADGLNWPTGLFPFDGGLFVGDAPDLWYLKDTDGDGVSDVKQRVLTGFGTSNVQGLMNSFRWGLDNRIHIACSSVGGDIRTGHATNDSPSINIRGRDIALDPRTYVFEPTSGAAQHGMGFDDWGRKFVSSNSDHIQQVMFEDRYIARNPYVIPPPSRISIASDGPQAEVFRTSPVEPWRILRTRLRVSGQAKGPIEGGGRAAGYFTGATGVTIYRGDAWPEQWKGTAIVGDVGSNLIHRKQLQQDGLEFIAQRIDQQSEFVTSTDIWFRPAQFANAPDGTLHVVDVYREVIEHPLSLPEEIKKHLDLTSGRDRGRIYRLAAKDRAPRPPASLQAMSISELVQTLKHDNAWHRETAARLLYERQDQAAAKPLRQLAGESASPLGRMHALYALSGLAALDEASLLRALRDTDPQVRRHAVRLIDTIAVTDELTDALLRLADDTSIEVRYQLAFTLGAWPRDRKVEALARIAKQNPSNRWITAAVLNAVGSEARQLKTSLAGELPELTKRLDEQISIRSRVTDSRSGGDTHPKPQPVVNRSAETKAQRQAVLARYDGVLTLPVDLERGSEQFKKHCSGCHRVDGIGFEIGPNLATIKSRGAETVLTSVLDPNREVNPQYINHVIVTTDGRVLSGTIVDEGATSVTLRRAENVTESVLRIEIDQMKSTGLSIMPEGFENSIDRQAMADLIGYLMQAP, encoded by the coding sequence ATGATGCGAAGTGCATGGGTTTTGTTCACGTTTCTGTTGGTGATTGGCGGCAACTCGTTGTCGCGGGCGGTTGACGTTGACTACGGATCTGAATTGCCACGAGTCTCACCAAGGGAACCTACCGCGGCACTCGCCTCATTTGCCGTCGCCGATGGATTCGAGATCCAACTTGTGGCGGCCGAACCCTTAGTAGCCAGTCCGGTGGCGATCGAGTGGGACGCCAGCGGTGCGATGTTTGTTTGCGAAATGCGAGGCTACAGCGAAAACCGCGATGATGGGATCTCGCGAATCGCAAAGCTCACGGATAATGACGGAGACGGTGTGTATGATTCGCGAACGACGTATGCCGATGGCTTGAATTGGCCGACCGGCTTGTTTCCGTTCGACGGCGGCTTGTTTGTTGGTGATGCTCCCGATCTGTGGTACTTGAAAGACACCGATGGCGATGGCGTCAGCGATGTGAAGCAGCGAGTGCTGACAGGATTTGGAACTTCGAATGTTCAGGGGCTGATGAATTCGTTTCGCTGGGGACTCGACAATCGCATTCATATTGCGTGTAGCAGTGTCGGTGGTGACATTCGCACCGGGCATGCGACCAACGACTCGCCGAGCATCAACATCCGTGGCCGAGATATCGCACTTGACCCGAGAACCTATGTTTTCGAACCTACCAGCGGCGCGGCCCAACATGGCATGGGCTTTGATGACTGGGGACGTAAGTTTGTGTCCTCCAACAGCGACCACATCCAACAAGTCATGTTCGAGGATCGTTACATCGCTCGCAATCCGTATGTGATCCCGCCGCCGTCGCGGATTTCGATTGCTTCGGATGGACCGCAGGCGGAAGTATTTCGCACCAGCCCCGTTGAACCATGGCGGATTCTGCGAACTCGACTGCGTGTGTCGGGACAAGCCAAGGGACCGATCGAAGGTGGTGGACGCGCGGCAGGATACTTTACAGGCGCCACGGGGGTCACAATTTATCGTGGTGATGCGTGGCCCGAGCAATGGAAGGGCACCGCGATCGTCGGCGACGTCGGCAGCAATCTGATTCACCGCAAACAGCTTCAACAAGACGGTCTGGAATTCATTGCGCAGCGAATCGACCAGCAAAGCGAGTTCGTCACTTCCACGGATATTTGGTTTCGTCCCGCGCAATTCGCCAACGCCCCCGACGGAACCTTACACGTGGTCGATGTGTACCGCGAAGTCATTGAGCATCCGCTGTCCTTGCCCGAAGAAATCAAGAAGCACTTGGATCTGACGTCGGGACGCGACCGTGGCCGCATCTACCGGCTGGCTGCAAAAGACCGGGCACCGCGACCTCCGGCAAGTCTTCAAGCGATGTCGATATCCGAACTGGTGCAAACCTTGAAGCATGATAACGCGTGGCACCGCGAGACTGCGGCACGATTACTATACGAGCGGCAAGATCAGGCCGCTGCCAAACCACTTCGCCAACTGGCTGGTGAAAGTGCATCACCGCTGGGTCGAATGCATGCGTTGTATGCCTTGTCGGGACTCGCTGCGCTTGATGAAGCCAGCTTACTGCGAGCGCTGCGAGATACGGATCCGCAAGTGCGTCGACACGCTGTGCGTCTAATCGACACGATTGCCGTAACTGATGAACTGACCGATGCATTATTACGATTAGCCGATGACACGTCGATCGAAGTTCGATACCAGCTTGCATTCACACTTGGGGCATGGCCGCGTGACAGGAAAGTGGAGGCTCTCGCACGCATTGCTAAGCAAAACCCGTCAAACCGCTGGATCACCGCAGCGGTCCTGAATGCAGTCGGCAGCGAAGCACGACAGCTCAAGACATCGCTCGCTGGTGAACTGCCAGAGCTAACCAAACGACTTGACGAGCAGATCTCGATCCGTAGCCGAGTCACGGACTCAAGATCCGGCGGAGACACTCACCCCAAACCACAGCCCGTTGTGAATCGGTCGGCCGAAACGAAGGCACAGCGACAAGCAGTTCTGGCAAGGTACGACGGCGTGCTGACACTGCCCGTGGATTTGGAAAGAGGAAGCGAGCAATTCAAGAAACACTGCAGCGGCTGTCACCGTGTCGATGGGATCGGCTTTGAAATAGGACCGAATCTGGCAACGATCAAATCGCGTGGCGCCGAAACCGTGCTGACGTCGGTGCTTGATCCCAACCGCGAAGTCAATCCGCAGTACATCAACCACGTTATCGTCACCACCGATGGCCGAGTGCTGAGTGGGACGATTGTCGATGAGGGGGCGACCAGCGTGACGCTGCGCCGTGCCGAGAATGTGACTGAGAGTGTGCTGCGGATCGAGATCGATCAGATGAAAAGCACGGGGCTGTCGATCATGCCCGAAGGGTTTGAGAACTCGATCGATCGACAAGCGATGGCCGACTTGATCGGTTACCTGATGCAAGCACCGTGA
- a CDS encoding sialate O-acetylesterase → MFRISFVPRFWIALGILFAGILNSLPIVHSDDSGAAAPDIVVLSDPDNFHLFILAGQSNMAGRGKVSDADKKPVARVLSLDQEGNWRVAADPLHFDKPRMVGVGIGRSFAAEYAKHHPGVTVGLIPCAVGGSAIDTWQPGGFHTQTKSHPWDDMQARIKQVDGQGTVKGVLWHQGESDSNSPASEEYESRLTDLIYRFREVVGDPQLPFLIGQLGQFAERPWTDGRRAVDAAQQRTTRHVARTAMVASDGLTDKGDSTHFDSPSLREFGFRYAAAMQWIESLIPRHTFAPGKGNPRNSEGDFVRLADGRILYVYSRFESGSGDHASATLTSRISDDGGASWSEDDITVVANEGEMNVMSVSLLRLAKDRIALFYLRKNSETDCRPVVRFSSDEAQTWSEPTEIIPDDEIGYYVLNNDRVIQLISGRLIAPVALHRTPDQDEADWHGKVGCYFSDDGGISWHRSRALFPGTNADGQRIMAQEPGVVQRRDGSLLMWVRTDQPTQYQSLSHDQGSTWTPLKPFPLTSPRSPASIERVPATGDLLAIWNDHGYRESVSRDRTPLSLAVSSDDGVTWSDSIPIAADPEGWYCYTAIEWVDDSLLIAHVDGRQQPGQQLSTSVIRKLPLSQIYTQLHRSKIVSVRRIGDQSKHNAFTDLLRFQDKFYCVYRSGTAHVSDDGALQVLVSDDGEEWTSAAQIAHPQADLRDAKLTVTPSGELMLSGAGAFPPGSDIRHQSMAWFSKDGQQWSDVINIGPPNYWLWRTTWHGPDGYSIGYHTGDPADKHVSLFRSQDDGRSFQSWVDRLLVDGYPNESSILFGEGEQAIALLRRDAASKTAQLGKALPPYDDWNWIDTETRVGGPQLIQLPDGRIVAAVRLYDHRVRTSLCWLNQDTGKLTEFLTLPSGGDCSYAGLVWHDEQLWVSYYSSHEIGNSDFKTSVYLARINMQD, encoded by the coding sequence ATGTTTCGGATTTCATTCGTCCCGCGATTTTGGATCGCGCTGGGCATTCTGTTTGCCGGCATCTTGAATTCGTTGCCGATCGTTCACAGCGACGATTCCGGCGCTGCAGCGCCGGACATCGTTGTCCTCAGCGATCCCGACAACTTTCATCTGTTTATCTTAGCAGGCCAATCCAATATGGCTGGCCGCGGCAAGGTTTCGGATGCTGATAAGAAACCAGTCGCGCGGGTACTTTCATTGGATCAAGAAGGGAACTGGCGCGTGGCCGCGGACCCGCTGCATTTCGACAAACCCCGAATGGTCGGTGTCGGGATTGGTCGCTCTTTTGCAGCCGAGTATGCCAAGCACCATCCGGGGGTCACAGTCGGTTTGATTCCCTGCGCAGTCGGCGGTTCCGCGATCGACACCTGGCAGCCTGGTGGTTTTCACACACAAACCAAATCGCATCCTTGGGATGACATGCAGGCCCGCATTAAGCAGGTCGATGGACAGGGCACTGTCAAGGGAGTGCTGTGGCATCAAGGGGAAAGCGACTCGAACTCGCCGGCATCAGAAGAATACGAATCTCGTTTGACCGATTTGATTTATCGTTTTCGAGAAGTCGTTGGCGACCCACAGCTTCCATTTTTGATCGGACAACTCGGTCAATTCGCCGAGCGTCCCTGGACCGACGGACGGCGCGCGGTCGACGCGGCACAGCAGCGGACGACCAGACACGTCGCGCGGACGGCGATGGTCGCCTCGGATGGTTTGACCGACAAGGGCGATTCGACGCATTTCGATTCACCTTCGCTGCGTGAATTCGGATTTCGGTACGCGGCGGCGATGCAGTGGATCGAATCGCTGATCCCGCGACACACGTTCGCGCCCGGCAAAGGCAATCCACGAAACAGTGAAGGAGATTTTGTGCGACTGGCCGATGGCCGCATTCTGTACGTCTATTCACGGTTCGAATCGGGTTCCGGCGATCACGCATCGGCTACGTTGACCAGTCGAATTAGCGACGATGGTGGTGCGAGTTGGAGCGAGGACGACATTACGGTTGTCGCTAATGAGGGCGAAATGAATGTCATGTCCGTATCCTTATTACGGCTGGCCAAAGACCGCATCGCTCTGTTTTACCTTCGCAAGAACTCGGAAACCGATTGCCGGCCCGTGGTTCGATTCTCGTCAGACGAAGCGCAAACTTGGAGCGAACCGACTGAAATAATCCCAGACGACGAGATAGGGTACTACGTTCTTAATAACGACCGAGTCATCCAGCTAATCAGCGGACGACTAATCGCGCCGGTGGCACTGCATCGGACACCGGATCAAGACGAGGCGGACTGGCACGGCAAAGTGGGTTGTTATTTTTCGGACGACGGGGGAATCAGTTGGCATCGTTCGCGGGCGCTGTTCCCCGGGACCAATGCAGACGGTCAGCGGATCATGGCCCAGGAACCCGGAGTGGTCCAGCGGCGTGATGGAAGTTTGCTGATGTGGGTGCGGACCGATCAGCCGACGCAGTACCAAAGTCTGTCGCACGATCAAGGATCAACATGGACTCCGCTGAAACCATTTCCACTCACATCGCCACGATCGCCCGCTTCAATCGAGCGTGTGCCGGCAACAGGCGACCTCTTGGCGATTTGGAATGACCACGGATACCGAGAGTCCGTGTCGCGCGATCGTACTCCTTTATCGCTGGCGGTATCCAGCGACGACGGTGTCACTTGGTCCGATTCGATTCCAATCGCTGCGGATCCCGAAGGTTGGTATTGCTACACGGCCATCGAGTGGGTCGATGACTCCCTGCTAATCGCACACGTTGACGGTCGTCAGCAGCCGGGGCAGCAGCTTTCCACGTCGGTGATTCGCAAGCTGCCACTGTCACAGATCTATACTCAACTGCATCGCAGCAAAATTGTCAGCGTCAGGCGGATCGGCGATCAGTCCAAGCACAATGCGTTCACCGACTTGCTTCGTTTTCAGGACAAGTTTTATTGTGTCTATCGATCCGGGACGGCTCATGTGTCGGACGACGGAGCGCTGCAAGTCTTGGTCTCGGATGATGGCGAGGAGTGGACTTCGGCGGCGCAGATCGCTCATCCGCAAGCCGATCTTCGCGATGCCAAGCTAACCGTGACGCCCAGCGGTGAACTGATGCTTTCCGGCGCGGGCGCTTTCCCACCCGGGTCGGACATTCGGCATCAATCGATGGCTTGGTTTTCGAAAGATGGCCAGCAATGGTCCGATGTCATCAACATCGGACCGCCCAACTATTGGCTATGGCGGACAACCTGGCACGGTCCAGACGGATACTCGATTGGATATCACACGGGTGACCCAGCGGATAAGCATGTCAGTTTATTTCGCAGCCAAGACGATGGCCGCAGTTTTCAAAGCTGGGTCGATCGCCTGTTAGTCGACGGGTATCCCAACGAGTCATCGATCTTGTTTGGTGAAGGCGAGCAAGCGATTGCACTTTTGCGACGTGACGCGGCCAGTAAAACGGCTCAGCTCGGTAAGGCGTTGCCACCCTACGATGACTGGAATTGGATCGATACCGAGACACGGGTCGGTGGCCCTCAACTGATCCAATTGCCCGATGGCCGGATCGTTGCAGCGGTGCGTCTGTACGACCATCGCGTCCGCACGTCGCTGTGTTGGCTGAATCAGGATACGGGCAAGCTGACCGAGTTCCTGACCCTGCCGTCCGGTGGTGACTGCAGTTACGCCGGACTGGTCTGGCACGACGAACAATTGTGGGTCAGTTACTATTCGTCGCACGAAATTGGCAACTCGGATTTCAAAACCTCCGTCTATCTGGCGCGAATCAATATGCAGGACTAA
- a CDS encoding M14 family zinc carboxypeptidase, producing the protein MRRIICCALFVTTMIVLSVGTAQSADKLHFIDTSIENGSSLDWELLDDGTVRVDLLYDHERQSPNRAALHWHFRVDAEPGCELSLILNNFHNVYNGRIGLAADDETITFISLDGRDWQPIETDFLAESSQLKFTLHVPASGSVHVARLPPYRISELNRLFDEIREHPQVKITTIGKTVQGRPLEIVRVGREDAPHRVFIRARAHPWESGGNWVVEGLIRHLIATADDKDKAYLDHFCVYVMPMANKDGVAMGRSRFNMLGKDLNRDWDAPANPQLCPENAALEEWLTTMLDTGKRPHLALEMHNDSSGKLHLSDTKDADNSDYLVRMLRLEEILRAKSWFREGTTGAFHNSPATLGQGWWSRFGIDAAVHELNANWIEGLQERPSAENWMLYGRQLCDVFDAYFEE; encoded by the coding sequence ATGCGACGAATCATTTGCTGTGCTTTATTCGTAACGACAATGATTGTTTTAAGCGTTGGGACCGCCCAAAGTGCAGACAAGCTACATTTCATTGACACCAGCATCGAAAACGGGTCTTCGCTCGACTGGGAACTCTTGGACGACGGAACCGTACGAGTGGACCTGCTGTATGACCACGAGCGACAGTCACCCAATCGGGCTGCTTTGCACTGGCACTTTCGAGTCGACGCCGAGCCCGGTTGTGAACTCTCGTTGATACTGAACAACTTTCACAATGTCTACAACGGGCGTATCGGTCTGGCGGCTGATGACGAAACGATCACATTCATCAGCCTAGATGGTAGGGACTGGCAGCCGATCGAGACTGATTTCTTAGCGGAGTCGAGCCAACTGAAATTCACGCTTCACGTTCCTGCATCGGGCAGTGTACATGTCGCACGCCTGCCGCCGTATCGCATCAGTGAACTCAATCGTCTGTTCGATGAAATTCGTGAACATCCGCAGGTTAAAATCACAACGATTGGAAAAACGGTGCAGGGCCGTCCGCTAGAAATTGTGCGTGTGGGGCGAGAGGATGCACCACACCGAGTGTTCATCAGAGCACGCGCTCACCCGTGGGAATCGGGTGGCAACTGGGTTGTCGAAGGATTGATTCGACATCTGATTGCGACGGCTGACGATAAAGACAAAGCCTACCTCGACCACTTCTGCGTCTACGTCATGCCGATGGCGAACAAGGACGGCGTTGCGATGGGACGCAGTCGATTCAACATGCTCGGCAAGGATCTCAATCGAGACTGGGATGCGCCGGCGAATCCCCAACTGTGTCCGGAGAATGCGGCGCTTGAGGAATGGTTGACGACGATGCTGGACACAGGCAAACGGCCTCATCTCGCTTTGGAAATGCACAACGATTCCAGCGGCAAGCTGCATTTGAGTGACACCAAGGACGCCGACAATTCCGACTACTTAGTCCGCATGTTACGACTCGAAGAAATACTGCGAGCGAAGTCGTGGTTTCGCGAAGGCACCACTGGTGCTTTCCATAACAGCCCGGCGACCTTGGGCCAGGGATGGTGGTCACGATTTGGTATCGACGCGGCGGTGCATGAATTGAACGCCAATTGGATCGAGGGCCTACAGGAACGTCCGTCGGCCGAGAATTGGATGCTGTATGGGCGTCAACTTTGCGATGTGTTTGATGCCTACTTTGAAGAATGA
- a CDS encoding sugar phosphate isomerase/epimerase family protein, which yields MKWKAKRLIEFAAEQRLDAVLLNGFHYFESLEESHLLQIKDLADQHDLKIYIGAGAVCKNAAKFSDQWGDAQTLLATAIRVATTVDSPVVNVRIGSIDDRFLPGGIQPRIDEAVRVLKASSKLAKDAGIKFGFENHAADLRSKELLELVEAVGTDVCGVMLDPGNGLWAMEDPMIHLQSLAPHVVCNSLRDYTVWESDEGATFQWTAVGDGLMDVPTYVQTLAKSKPGMPIFVESISNSARPIPFLTDEHWKGYPDLKAADIKDFLKLCRRGHAIEVDEPASGVNKKEFDQQHQRAEFLKSIDYLRENCNCGLKSNDI from the coding sequence ATGAAGTGGAAAGCAAAACGATTGATTGAATTTGCCGCCGAGCAACGCCTCGATGCGGTACTACTCAATGGCTTCCACTATTTCGAAAGCCTCGAAGAATCGCACCTTCTGCAAATCAAGGATTTGGCCGACCAACATGATTTGAAGATCTACATCGGTGCAGGTGCCGTCTGCAAAAACGCGGCAAAGTTTTCTGACCAGTGGGGCGATGCGCAGACCCTGCTGGCAACGGCGATTCGAGTAGCGACCACTGTCGATTCGCCTGTGGTGAATGTTCGCATCGGCAGCATCGACGACCGCTTCCTACCCGGCGGAATTCAGCCGCGAATTGATGAAGCCGTTCGAGTATTGAAAGCATCCAGCAAACTCGCAAAGGATGCTGGCATCAAATTTGGCTTCGAAAATCATGCGGCCGATCTTCGCAGCAAAGAATTACTTGAACTGGTTGAAGCCGTGGGAACCGATGTATGCGGCGTGATGCTTGACCCCGGCAACGGACTGTGGGCGATGGAAGACCCCATGATTCACCTGCAATCACTCGCACCTCATGTTGTCTGTAACAGCCTGCGAGATTACACGGTTTGGGAATCCGACGAAGGAGCAACTTTTCAGTGGACCGCGGTCGGTGACGGGTTGATGGATGTGCCGACCTACGTGCAGACGCTTGCGAAGTCGAAACCTGGAATGCCGATCTTCGTTGAATCGATTTCCAATTCAGCGCGACCGATCCCTTTCCTGACCGACGAGCACTGGAAGGGCTATCCCGACTTGAAAGCAGCCGATATCAAAGACTTCCTGAAACTATGCCGTCGCGGGCACGCCATCGAAGTCGACGAACCCGCGTCTGGCGTTAACAAGAAAGAGTTCGACCAACAGCACCAGCGAGCCGAGTTCCTCAAGAGCATCGATTACCTCCGCGAGAACTGCAACTGTGGTCTGAAATCAAACGACATTTAG
- a CDS encoding sulfatase, which produces MKNCFPRTLLGLVPALILGIAPLDAADSQPNVLFLAVDDMNDWIGCLETTPQAITPNIDRLAARGVNFTNAHTAGVFCAPSRAAIFSGQYASTTGCYETPTYFVHHPEIEALQMSFIKAGYTTLGAGKLFHHPEGAIDQRGWTEFFLRNQSQRESGWPLESWSSETPVPQPFPASVYNQGKKFKAGLFLEWAAIPNDKEEEMADTIRANWAAKQLQRIHDKPFFLACGLYSPHDPNYCPQKYFDLYDPAEIAMPPMKEDDLEDLPPKMRKRTEIRKRFHHENLVKMGAMDDAIHGYLACISYADAMLGRILDALDSSPYADNTIVVLWSDHGFHHGEKGQWGKHTLWERTSNVPFIWAGPGVTDGAKTDVTVSLIDTYPTLVEMCDLPKPHQPLEGESLAQTLGDPASANDRNVYLPYMTPGEYAIINRDWRYIRYGDDGEELYNLRQDPNEWNNLASDDKYADVKAKLRKFAPQTFATPEAKFNLRKDLVIEGDTFRWEKGKGNYKPEPKYRPYTSTGQKTSSKE; this is translated from the coding sequence ATGAAGAACTGCTTCCCAAGGACTTTGCTTGGTTTAGTTCCAGCTCTTATTTTGGGCATCGCGCCGCTGGACGCCGCCGACTCGCAACCCAACGTGTTGTTCCTGGCCGTCGATGACATGAACGACTGGATTGGGTGCCTTGAGACGACACCGCAGGCCATCACGCCGAACATCGATCGACTTGCAGCGCGCGGTGTCAACTTTACAAACGCACATACGGCAGGCGTGTTCTGTGCCCCCAGTCGCGCGGCCATCTTTTCAGGTCAGTACGCGTCAACAACGGGCTGTTACGAGACTCCCACCTACTTCGTGCATCATCCCGAAATCGAAGCCCTTCAAATGAGCTTCATTAAGGCCGGCTACACGACCCTTGGCGCCGGCAAACTGTTTCATCACCCCGAGGGTGCAATTGACCAGCGAGGCTGGACCGAATTTTTCCTCCGCAACCAAAGCCAGCGTGAAAGCGGTTGGCCGCTCGAATCTTGGAGTAGCGAAACACCTGTCCCTCAACCGTTTCCGGCAAGTGTTTACAACCAAGGCAAGAAGTTCAAAGCCGGACTTTTCCTTGAATGGGCCGCCATCCCGAACGACAAAGAAGAAGAGATGGCCGACACGATTCGGGCCAATTGGGCCGCCAAACAACTACAACGGATACACGACAAACCGTTCTTTCTTGCCTGTGGCCTCTATTCGCCACACGACCCGAACTATTGCCCACAGAAGTACTTCGATCTGTACGATCCGGCCGAGATCGCGATGCCTCCGATGAAAGAAGACGACTTGGAAGACCTACCGCCCAAGATGCGCAAGCGGACTGAGATTCGAAAACGCTTCCATCACGAGAATCTCGTCAAAATGGGAGCGATGGATGATGCAATCCATGGGTACCTTGCCTGCATCAGTTATGCCGATGCGATGCTTGGCCGCATCCTCGACGCATTGGATTCGAGCCCTTACGCCGACAATACCATCGTGGTGTTGTGGAGTGACCACGGCTTTCATCATGGCGAAAAAGGTCAATGGGGCAAACACACGCTCTGGGAACGCACCTCGAATGTACCGTTCATCTGGGCTGGCCCCGGAGTCACCGACGGCGCCAAGACGGACGTCACGGTCAGTTTGATTGACACGTACCCAACGCTGGTCGAGATGTGCGATCTGCCGAAGCCTCATCAACCACTCGAGGGCGAGTCGTTGGCGCAGACGCTGGGCGATCCTGCGTCAGCAAACGATCGCAATGTCTATTTGCCGTACATGACTCCAGGCGAATACGCCATCATCAATCGTGACTGGCGTTACATCCGTTACGGCGACGACGGCGAAGAACTCTACAACCTGCGCCAAGATCCCAACGAGTGGAACAACCTTGCTTCTGACGACAAATATGCAGACGTGAAGGCCAAACTAAGGAAGTTCGCTCCACAGACATTTGCAACTCCGGAAGCAAAGTTCAATTTGCGAAAAGACCTTGTGATTGAAGGCGACACCTTCCGCTGGGAAAAGGGCAAAGGAAACTACAAGCCAGAGCCAAAGTACCGCCCCTACACTTCGACTGGTCAAAAAACGTCAAGCAAAGAATGA
- a CDS encoding arylsulfatase yields the protein MLLKSQHLLYVLPLLLVCTATEFTCAAPDVSRPNVILIMSDDQGTGDYGFQGNELIRTPNIDAMHSRSGFLSNFYVSPVCAPTRASLMTGRYNYRTRCIDTYVGRSMMDPDEVTLAESLQQAGYRTGIYGKWHLGDNYPLRAMDQGFQDSLVHRGGGIGQPSDPIGAEGKYTDPTLFKNGDEVKKQGYCTDIFFDAAMEFIGDSVESGDNFFTYIATNAPHGPFDDVPQQLYEEYRKVDFSPIMIGNFRPDRLKQESDKLARIAAMVTNIDQNVGRLFDKLVELDILENTIVIYLNDNGPNTMRYVGNMRGMKTGVDDGGIRSPLLFHWPAKVSANKTVTKLCAHIDVAPTILDACDVTVPAEQHLDGRSFLPMLTGEDSDWPTRQVVFQSHRGDQPQLFNHFAIHEEPWKLVHPSGFGNEKLKGQPKLQLYDLSKDPRQNNDLADQQPDVVQRLSAGYEAWFKDVSSTRPDNYAPPRIVIGTEDELTTVLTRQDWRHLRGRPWAQDSAGFWLLEALDDAAYEVEVLFASPPPMGTATITAGKATTQLDIPAGKQLGNIAQLKIPAGKVRLDVEVNFDGKTQGPHQVILKRK from the coding sequence ATGCTACTGAAATCACAACACCTGCTTTACGTCCTGCCATTGCTTCTGGTTTGCACTGCCACTGAATTTACGTGCGCCGCACCAGACGTGTCTCGGCCCAACGTGATTCTGATCATGAGCGACGATCAGGGGACGGGCGACTATGGTTTTCAGGGCAACGAGTTGATCCGAACTCCGAACATTGACGCGATGCATTCACGCAGCGGTTTTCTGAGCAACTTCTATGTCAGTCCAGTCTGTGCGCCGACTCGGGCCAGCCTGATGACTGGCCGGTACAACTACCGGACTCGTTGCATCGACACGTACGTTGGCCGGTCGATGATGGACCCTGATGAAGTGACGCTTGCAGAGTCGCTTCAGCAGGCTGGTTACCGGACCGGCATCTACGGAAAGTGGCACCTCGGTGACAACTATCCGCTGCGGGCAATGGACCAGGGTTTTCAGGACAGTCTTGTGCATCGTGGTGGTGGGATCGGCCAACCGTCGGATCCCATCGGCGCCGAAGGAAAGTACACCGATCCGACGCTTTTTAAGAACGGCGACGAGGTCAAAAAGCAAGGATATTGTACGGACATCTTCTTTGACGCCGCCATGGAATTCATTGGCGACAGCGTTGAGTCGGGCGACAACTTCTTTACTTACATTGCAACCAACGCGCCCCACGGGCCCTTCGACGACGTGCCCCAACAACTATACGAGGAATATCGCAAAGTCGATTTCTCCCCGATCATGATCGGCAACTTTCGTCCAGATCGACTCAAGCAGGAATCCGACAAACTGGCTCGGATCGCGGCGATGGTTACGAACATTGACCAGAATGTCGGTCGACTGTTTGACAAGCTCGTCGAGCTTGACATCCTTGAAAACACCATCGTGATCTATCTGAACGACAACGGCCCGAACACGATGCGGTATGTCGGCAACATGCGCGGCATGAAGACCGGCGTCGACGATGGCGGCATTCGCTCGCCGCTTCTGTTTCATTGGCCTGCAAAGGTTTCGGCCAACAAGACCGTGACCAAGCTGTGCGCGCACATCGATGTCGCACCCACCATCCTTGATGCGTGTGATGTCACCGTTCCAGCAGAACAACATCTGGACGGGCGAAGTTTCTTGCCGATGTTAACGGGCGAAGATTCAGACTGGCCAACAAGACAAGTCGTATTCCAATCTCACCGCGGCGACCAGCCGCAGCTATTCAATCACTTCGCGATTCATGAGGAACCGTGGAAACTAGTGCATCCGAGTGGCTTCGGCAACGAAAAACTCAAGGGCCAGCCAAAGCTGCAGCTCTATGACCTGAGCAAAGACCCTCGCCAAAACAACGACTTAGCCGATCAACAGCCTGACGTTGTGCAGCGACTCTCTGCAGGATACGAGGCTTGGTTCAAGGATGTCAGCTCGACGCGGCCCGACAATTATGCCCCGCCGCGAATTGTGATCGGAACCGAAGATGAGCTAACGACCGTTCTGACACGTCAAGACTGGCGACATCTTCGCGGAAGACCGTGGGCACAAGATTCGGCGGGCTTCTGGTTGTTGGAAGCGTTGGACGACGCCGCTTACGAAGTAGAGGTCTTGTTTGCGTCGCCGCCGCCGATGGGAACCGCGACGATCACCGCAGGCAAAGCCACGACACAGCTTGATATTCCTGCCGGCAAGCAACTTGGCAACATCGCGCAACTGAAGATTCCTGCGGGGAAGGTCAGGCTGGATGTTGAAGTGAATTTCGACGGAAAAACCCAAGGCCCGCATCAGGTGATCTTGAAACGAAAGTAA